The window ttcttttctacaTTTTAGCTTTTCTTTTTTGGCCTATAATATCAATACACAAACACAATTATACAGAGGAAAAAATCAACATTTTTCAGGTGggtttctccttttattttttgtagttatttttatTATAGTTTTTTGCTGCATTTCATTGTTCTTTAAGCTTCATTGCTTTCTGGGGTTCCTCTATAATTAGCTTTCTTATATTTTTTAATGGATTGATTAATTTCCAAAATTCTTGGAGATTTTTTCCCCTGAATTCATGTTTCTTATTGTTTCTTGAAATTGATCAATTTATTAAAACCCATAATTCAGAGGAAAAAGTTCAGCATTTTTCAGGTGgggttccttttttttttccttatttaatttttgttgcaTTTTACTGTTCTTAAGCTTTATATTTTTCTGGGTTTCCTCTGTAtttagcttcttcttttttttttttaaaaaaatatttttaatacatcGATTAATTTCCAAGATTCTTGGAGATCTTTTCCTTGAATTCATGCTTCTTATTTCCGTGAAATCCTTGAACCATTTGATTATATAGCTTGGATTTGATTGTTGTTTATTGTTTTCATGGAAGAAATATCATATTTAATTGATGGTTATTTCAAGAatcatttatttaaaaaatagttaTTTTAAGAATCAGCCTTTTTAGCTTTATCATATTTTCAGGATTTTTCTCCCTAATATAGAGGAAAAAGCAACATTTTTGAGGTGGGGTTTTGGCTTTTCTGCTGCATTTCATTGTTCTTAAAGCTTCATAGTTTCtgatatttttttcatttattacccatttttcctattttttttaattgttttctgGAATGAAAATTAATACTTAGCTTTTCTCAGAATCGGAATAATTTCCACTCTTGGAGATCTCCTATTCTTGAaatctttgaaaattttgaatttttgctgTTTTTATTGGCAGAAGTATCATATTTAATTTACTACTCATTTCAAGCATTCTTTGTAAAAACAGAAGTTATTTCAAAAATCAATTTTTGATCTGTATTTGATATTTTTCAGGAGTTGATCTTGTAAAGCATCATGGGTAATTGCTGTGTGAAACCCGGCAAATCTGctgaaaaaaagaagaacaaaaagagCAAACCAAACCCCTTTTCAATTGATTATGGGGCATCTGGGGGTGGAGTTAAGCTTGTTGTATTGAAAGAACCAACAGGACAGAACATACACGACAAGTATGATTTGGGTCGTGAGCTCGGAAGAGGAGAATTCGGGGTTACTTACCTATGCACTGAAGTGGACACAGGCGATAAATACGCCTGCAAATCGATATCCAAAAAGAAGTTAAGGACTGCAGTGGATATCGATGATGTTAGGAGAGAGGTTGAGATCATGAAGCATTTGCCTAAGCATCCTAATATTGTGACTTTGAAGGATACATATGAGGATGATAATGCAGTGCACATTGTGATGGAACTGTGTGAGGGTGGTGAGTTGTTTGACCGTATCGTAGCTAGAGGTCACTATACCGAGAGGGCAGCAGCTGGAATTTTGAGGACTGTCGTTGAAGTTGTTCAGGTATAGTTTTTATCAGCTTCTTAGTCCCTAATAGATGCCATTTGGTTTTTATGTATCATGGAAGTTCCCTTACACCCGAATTGTAATGAGAAGAGGCTATCTTTTGTTCTAACTTCTAACTCTTTTAAGTGGAAGCGTTACTTGTTTTCAAGGAGTATTAGCTAGTGGCCTACCACAGAATTTGGTTGTTGCAAACAAAGTTTGGAAAAACTGTACTTTTTAGGGAAATGATAATGGAAATCAATTTTAGTTTGTATGCTGAAGTAAATGTGGTCGGCTTTTCTGAAACAACTATTAATTTGGCCTTCCCTGCATGACATTATGAAATACTTATATATTGGTAGGAATCTTATTTCATATGTAAATCATGAATCTGTCTTGTAAAGGATTGCCCAATGCACTGATTTTCAATGAGCAAGGCAGAAGTTGTAATTTTCTCTTAAAGGGTGGAAATGATTAAGTTTATGGTCAAGTTTTGCTCTCTGGTTTTAGTATGtcaataatcaatttataaaatTCCAATGGTATTGCAGATGTGTCACAGGCATGGGGTTATTCATCGTGATCTCAAACCCGAGAACTTTCTTTTTGGTAACAAGAAAGAAACAGCTCCACTGAAAGCAATTGACTTTGGGTTGTCGGTTTTCTTTAAACCTGGTAATGGAATTAGTAATGAAACAGTCAGTTGAGCCCTTTTATCATGCTCAAAAAAGATTAAACACTTGGAATAATCTTTATTTCTTTAACAGGGGAACACTTTAATGAGATAGTGGGAAGTCCTTATTACATGGCTCCAGAGGTTCTAAAGCGTAATTATGGACCAGAGGTTGACGTCTGGAGTGCTGGAGTTATACTCTACATTCTTCTTTGTGGTGTTCCACCCTTCTGGGCAGGTCtgcttcttttattgcttcatttGTATAATCATTAAAAAACGTAGATGCAGATATTTTCGGCTTCACAATTTGTTAACATTTTCTTGATACTTTTAAGTTCCTTTTCATATTTATAGAGACTGAACAAGGAGTAGCCCAAGCAATTATTCGTTCTGTGATTGATTTCAAGAGGGATCCATGGCCTAAAGTTTCTGATAATGCAAAGGATCTTGTAAAGAAAATGCTTGATCCAGATCCAACTCGACGTCTCACAGCTGAGCGAGTTCTTGGTAATGTTTGTGGATCATTGAGATACTTTAGTTCATTCATCTGTTCTGTCTCTCTCTAAATGTCTTTTTTGGCGGCTTTGACTCATGTGGATGCAGAGCATCCCTGGttacaaaatataaagaaagcaCCAAACGTCTCATTGGGCGAGACTGTAAAAGCAAGGCTCAAGCAGTTTTCAGTGATGAACAAGCTCAAGAAAAAAGCTCTAACGGTAAATATAAACAATCATATCTGTAAGCTCCGGATTCTCCACTGTCCAATAAAAGATGTATTCACATGCTTGTGCTACTTTATAATAGTTTATAAGGAGAGAAGATTGTCAGACTATTTATTGCACTTGCCTTGTGCTActttataataattttaattctCATCataaaaaaggagagagaagatCCTGTCCTTTGACCAagtttcgttttttttttatttccatgaTGTCTTTACTTTCTTGTGTTTCATGCACAGGTTATAGCTGAGTTTTTGTCTGCGGAGGAAGTGGCGGGAATGAGGGACGCatttgaaatgatggatactggaaagAAGGGCCAGGTAAACCTTGGAGAACTTAAAGATGGTTTGCAGAAGCTTGGCCATCAGACCTCTGATGTTGATCTTCAGATTCTCATGGAAGCTGTAAGCATTCTCATGCCCTGTTTCTTGGCTCTATTTGATTCTCTTATAGCTCTACCAGGGGGTAACAAAAGATTGAAAGTTAGCTGCTAATAGTATGGCCTGCTGCACCGTTGGGCTCTCTTTGAACTTTCTGCCTCAAGGAGAAGGCAGGTGTCTGAGATGATATGGCCATGTCCTATGTAGTCCTCCAAATGCGCGGATCCACAGTGCAACTAGTTGGATTATGGCTAAGATGTTGGTGGTACACTTACACCGGTCCAATGTTTGGCAAGAGTCTTTTTAGTTAGGTTAGCGACTTGTATGTCGATGAAAGCTAAGTAtgaaatctagagaacctctagTTTTAAAAAATTCTTAATGTGTATCCATGGAGAGaaagggagccttggcgtaactggttagttgctgccatgtgaccaggaggtcactgGTTCGAGCCggggaaacaacctcttgcagaaatgcagggtaagactgcttacaacagacccttgtggtccagcccttccctggaccccgcgcatagcgggagcttagtgcaccgggctgccctttgtATCCATGGAGAGTGGAAAGATGTGAGTACTTATATAGCTAGCGGACACCTCTAGTTTGGGATGTAGTCGTAGTTGTTGAAGAGAAGTCCACACTACACTTATGTCCTTGATCCTGATATCAGGATTTTGATTAATTGCGAAGCATACTTGGTCAATGTAAGTTGTAATGGTGTACATCTACCTGATGATTGTTTCAGTGCAGAAAAATCTATAGCAAAAGGATCTTGACATTTTGCTTGCGTTGGAAACCTGAATTCGGTGCTTATTATTTTCAGAGAAAACTTTTTTGTGCTTTTAGATTCTTTTTGGCTCTTTGACCAGCCGAATGCTTAttctttttatcatttattttatttcaaatatttgtttTCTTATGTTTTTATCTCCTGTATTGGTTTTACAGGCCGATGTTGATGGAGATGGAAGTTTAAATTATGCTGAATTCGTTGCTGTATCTGTtcatcttagaaagatggctaaTGACGAACACCTGCACAAAGCATTTTCATTTTTCGACAAAAACCAGAGTGGTTACATAGAAATCGAAGAGCTGCGTTGTGCCTTAAGTGATGAGGACGACAACACTAGTGAGGAAGTCATCAATGCCATTATGCATGATGTTGACACGGATAAGGTCAGTATCTGTGTCTGTTTATGTGCACTTACTATCAAATTGTCCTTGAAAGTTCTTCCTTTGCTATCAAATTGTCGTTAAAAGTTTTTCATTGTCTTTGCCGATTTGTTTAAAGTTTATTCTTTCATTTCTAACAACATGCCttgaagtacaacaacaacaacccattgTAATCCCACaaaatcccataagtggggtctggggagggtaggatgtacatAGCCTTACCCCTACTCTGGACGGACAGAGACACTGTTTTTGATAGACTTTTCATTTCTAACAACATGCCTAGAAGTATACGGCAAATATCCGACTTGTTTGGACTAGCTTGTCGCGGAGTTTGGGAGCTCAGCTGTGTCTTTTTTGTCAAAATGCAGGATGGTTGCATTAGTTACGACGAATTTGCTGCGATGATGAAGGCTGGTACGGATTGGAGAAAAGCATCGCGACAGTATTCTCGTGAACGGTTTAACAGCCTCAGCTTAAAATTGATGAGGGAGGGCTCGTTACAACTTGAAAACAAAGCCTAGGATGAACAAATCCAAAAGAAAGAAATGTtaagaggaaaaaggaaaaattttCACTAATAGATATctgcctcttttttctttttttttttttttttttttttccgagTATGTCTTCTCattatgtttaatttttttttttatctgcCATCTAAAATCCATCTTAGGCATATCAACTTGTAACTATTAGCCAAGCTTTAGGACTGTTTATTCCATTATATTTAAATGTATGAATAGCTTTATTTACTTGTAAATATATTGTCACCACCCAATTTAGGCTCATGACCGGCACTCAGGAGCAAGTGCCCAAAGTAAGCCTCttcggtattttacagaaaatcggacagagcTTCCTCTGTTTTTGGACTATCCCAAAAATTTCACagtctcaaatcaacaaccaaacgTCCTAATATCATACCAACAATTGACAACCAATCAATCAACCAAAACGAGTCTCCACCATTACTAGTTAACCCACTAGCAAacagaaatactaatttatctccaaccTTGATAATAAAGAACGATACTCAACATAAGAttataataacaaaataatactCATGATACTAAAAGATTAAccatggagcgactctaagagttcaaagaaagaccaagaaaataaataaaatctccgtccacgcgaacaagtgcgaggctcaccgaGAACTATCAACATGTGCGCtttaattaacgaaatcctcgcaTGCGTCAGCTGCTGTCTCTATAAAAAAAATTAGCCGGGAATGAGttgctagctcagtgagtaataacacttaaccacaaccgtttttatttGGGGACAAGTCAAAAAACATGCTAGTATCTCAAACagaaaataacacaaaataaatgccctttcagaaacaataaaaaaaaattcagtctcatcacgtttttcttgtaataaaatataattaacaattcagtaataagctcggtaaccactATATAATATCAGTATTCACattttgggaggtttcaatgaacggatcatgtaatcggtataactgtggacttctttgCAAGAAGTCATATATAACGGTAGTTcctactcgagggaaatcggtaacggtatgctagttctaccttcccactagcgagggctataacggtaatcagtaattacaaggtgcaccaggtctaacgaacccgccgttagctacgagatccttcaatgtctactcccatttatacttgtctctgtaatccgtatatactcgtagaaactattttaaaacaatatattacatttcggttcttatcaaatcatataatttcctttcgataacagtaaattcaagtaacggtaaaacaaATCTAGTGACaacgaaaatatttaaaaccacgatattcatctcaaataactatttcggtatcatatcgagtaaaagacttgcCCCACATGCAACTTAAAttaatcggtaacatattcatattaaaaatcatgcgtAAATCattataaaaacacaaattgcagtaaaattactgtcacacctcctttttgcgcaccTACCCCGAgggataaatgcgcgagggagtttttccaatttaagtgacaatattcgaaatgagattatttatttaattcagagtcgccacttgggaaaggtttggcttttggtgtcccaagtcaccggtttatcttgaatcccaaatcgaggaaatttttgactttccaaatgaagtctgcgaaccagaaattctaagtaaggaattctgttgacccgagggaaggtgttaggcaccctcgaatcccgtggttctagcatggtcgcttaaattgttataatggctaaatatctgatttaaatacatgttgtgacttatgtgcttttattgaatttaaaaccgattttattattatcatttatttttatagaattgcaacgtcgtgaaaatacatctcgaaccacgtcacaatcaatgcacccgtagttgttaacacatttcgactccgttgagatttgaatttgggtcacataaatgcgcacccgaatttaagaatgtaatttaattaagtcgcgcctaaagagtctagcgcgttattatctttggggaaggcagtgaaattcactaaacagtccatcccaaattctaagtatttattatgatcaattattgagggccccgtaatttgcatttgtatttggcgaggctcgtctcattattttttttaagggtAATCTTAGcacgactacattttctattttttgtattctaaaataaatgaagataaggtcctactttatttacatactttcgaatTATTATAGTCAAGTTTtgaaagtgagtcgtttaaagagtttacatggacaACAAGTATAATGTTCtatatacagacagtaaaagaaagaaaagactacattaaactacaacttcaaatctttctcatttcttgcattcatgcttcgagtggcttacaagatgaaccagtatatcagtttgtgtacctggaaatggcagtacaagaagaaaagaagtaggagtcagcagcaataataccacagcaacatcagattcagcaacaccgcaaacccagtaacgaccagtagaataacccagtaacggattgaaaaatcagcaataccaaagtgcaatcgcagtcaaagcagaagagagacagatacaagatgcagtagttttgattttgaataacactcgaggaaaggcaaacggaatttattcaagtagaagttcaagttgtctttctcttttttcaGTCTAAAAACTCTCTCGAGTCTTGTCTCTTTTTTATGTTCAAGTTTTCCTCCCTCAAATCTTGGTCCCCTtttaatgtcaagaatgactctatatatagcaagacccTAGCCCCAAATATTCCttaatggcatgctttgtcccccactacattaaataaatacatcaacctcaacccattacaatttgtcccccatgcctaacataaacaaatacaatattccactccactacattatgtcttgtcccccattatgttaaacaattatatcacccacaccccattatattttgtccccatgcttaacataaacaattataataatgttcaattaccaaactacccctccgaccttattgcaatttaccattctacccctgaacgtactgcaatttaccaaactacccccatcagctctaaacaatcaattaatcataacttaaccaaaatatagtcaagatgaccaatttctcaacaatcttcaacaacaaatcacatgaacacgatgaacaacacaactccaaattaatggaaataaattaaccatatcgggaaccaatcctggttaacttagacaaaaaATGAACGAGCAGAACAAACAACAaaatgcatgattcaaattaaatcaacaaatcaaaaacaaaacaaactcaaattaaattactggacgaacttcaaacaatgaataaacatgcattaaaatctattttaaacaacaaatatgacggataaaatgaatcaaataacattaataatttctggaaaatacataacaacatgaaacaaattgaagaaataatcaattaaatttcaatttgaatctaacaaacattaaactaacaaattttacctaaacaataaaacaaatatgaaataaacatgaaaaacaactaattaaattttcatttgaaatctgaaaattaattcaacaaaacatacgaacatgaacaaaacaaaaaaaaaatcaaatatctaacgattttagattcgagaaatatcaaaacgaaatacggacaaaataaaactcaaaatctactaaccggatcgaaacaaaatatgtacggactgttttgacgaccccaaccaaaactcgaacaaacgacgacgaacacGAACCTAATTAGTTGACGTCGAAACAGTAGCAACAGTTGACACGAAACAGAAGCAGCTGGGGGGGGTGCATTTGGTTTGCTTGAAGTTGAAAGCAGAAGAAGCAGCTACGGAACAACTTGGCAATGGTGAGCTCAAgctcgaagaagatgaagtgaagCAGCAGCAGCTGGTCGACGCCGAACAGCAGCAGCTCGACGAGGCAGAAGCTGGAGCAGCTGGAACGGCAGCAGCAGCGGTGGCGCGGGCAGGTTTGGTCGCCGCTGGTTCGGGTTCGACGACGATGAAGATGGAGGCTAGGAGCTGCTGGGTGCGTTGCGAAGAACATGAAGCTGGAGGGGGTCGTTCATGGTGGTATGGTGGAGCTCGATGTGAAGCAGATGTTCGACGAGAAAAAACGCAGCAACACTgttgctcgtcaatggcggacgaTGGAGGGGTCGTTTGAGAgggtgaagaagatgaagacgtgaGGGGTCTGTTTGGAGGATGGTTTCCGGGCAGCCATGGAGGGGAAGGTAGCCATGGTTGGCCAAGGTTTGGAgtttgaagaagatgaaagtagggaagggggcggatggttttagttttagggtttttttttattttttgttttgttttgtgttggacaaaaatgaagaagggtgttggttatttgggttaatggggcggaccgggtcgacccggttcgaaatggaccgggtcatggggaaggttggacaattgtttgggcctggggttgaaatttgaagaagtggcctaatccgatttttcttttgtatttttgttctcttttcttcttttatttttctaaaactaaattctaaaaatacttaaattattattaagaactaaattaagttataaaaatgcaaattaactcccaataacaattaacgcacaattaagtaataattaagcataaaattgttcatttggtcattaaatgctaaaaatgatgcctatttttgtaattttttaatttttgtttaactactaacaattatagaattaaatcctacatgcaaaatgcgacatatttttgtattttttttattaatttaacaaataaacaagcacaaacaaatataaataatcatccaaaaatatcacaaaattctCACAAAATTGcaaccaaggaaaatcatttgattttgaatttttttttgggagtaattctcatatagagcaaaaatcacgtgcttacagctgcccctctttgcccgaagacacgaaggattttcgctcaaagataaagtgagcgatttttgcccatccgagtactccgtgtgaagcattttttgaaaaagaattgaccgaacctttgcttcagaggtttcctacatatcctgggctaaacaggaatcaggtcaatgtagttcgggaaattttagtagctgggactaccatgggattgcaatgcttgttgttactgttgttgctgttgctactaccgctttactgacctccttattacaaccaaaggaaattgaaattgatctaactacttatgcctgtcaaccgctagttacaagattcctatctataattcttttgcaacttgatcttgggtcttagctgattctgcttgtagacttcgatccgaatcttgatgcttgcaagttgtaggcgcttgtttatttctgcagtattgaatgaaacgggattggcggagctcgggaatttgatccAATTTTTGGGCGACCTgctgtaagcacatgatttttgccctatataagaattactcccaaaaaattcaaaaataaaataatttttcttggtgtgcaatttttgtgatattttgtgtaactatttgtatgtttgtttgcgcatgtttatttgttaaattattaaaaatacaaaaatatgtcgcatttcgcatgtaggatttaattatacaattgttagtaattaaatttgttttacaaaaattaaaaattacaaaaataggcatcgtttgcatttttagcatttaatgttcaaatatacaattttatgcttaattaatacttaattgtgcgttaattgttattgggagttaatttgcgcttttataacttaatttagttcttaataatagtttaagtatttttataatttagttttagaaaaaataaaagaagaaaagagagcgaaaatataaagaaagtcggaattaggcctcttcttcaatttcaagccacatgcccaaaaaatggcccaatcttccctacgacccagtccatttcgaactgggtcgacccagtccattacccaaaagacccaatacccctatcttgcatttcaaagacacaaaacaaaaaaaaaaaaaaacccaaaaaccctaaaaatgacctaagtcatccgcccccctatcattcttcttcttcttttcttctttcttctccaaactctaaaacacacatccatggctgccatggCTAAGCTCCAGCAGCTTCATCTCCTTCTACACAAGCGCACACACCACCAAGAAGCCCATCTTCTCCATGTCGAGCTCAAaaggctcgtccatggctgcgtCTTCGTCGTCGACCCATCGCCATGGCCATAACGCCATGTTTGTTGCTTCTTCTTGCTGCCTCTGAGTCGTCCGCGTCGACACTGCTGCTGCTCGACACCCCACTGCTGCTGCTGTTCGACGTCGACCAAACGCTATTGCTTCACCATAGTTCGTTGACCAAGCTCCTTCGTCGCCgctgcttctcctccttcctccgagCTGTTGTTGCCGCGATGCTGCCTCACATTCGTCTTCTTCACTAATCGAGCTGTTGCTGCCTTCTGCTTGTGACGGGCTGCCATTTTTCGTTTTTAaaacgatgccaaacgaccaccttctttggtcgtccgttcgtggtcatcttcggcgtcaagttatcttggtgcgagATTCGTTTCCGGACAGATTGTTTCCATCCAAGTTCATCGTCATTCGCTCGATGCTtgggtcgtcaaaacagtccgtacgtatgtcgttcgatccggttagtagattttgagttttatgtttgtccgtatttcgttttgatatttctcgaatctaaaatcgttagatatttgatttttttgttgttgtttgttcatgtgttttgttgatttaattttcagatttcaaatggaaatttaattagttgtttttcatgtttatgtcatgttaattttatttattttgtaaaaaaaaaggtaaaaatttgttagtttaaatgtttgttagattcaaattgaaatttaattaactatttcttcaatttgtttcatgtgtttatgtattgttagaaattgttaatattgttaagttcaagtttaagttcataattgt is drawn from Nicotiana tabacum cultivar K326 chromosome 22, ASM71507v2, whole genome shotgun sequence and contains these coding sequences:
- the LOC107830120 gene encoding calcium-dependent protein kinase 8 — translated: MGNCCVKPGKSAEKKKNKKSKPNPFSIDYGASGGGVKLVVLKEPTGQNIHDKYDLGRELGRGEFGVTYLCTEVDTGDKYACKSISKKKLRTAVDIDDVRREVEIMKHLPKHPNIVTLKDTYEDDNAVHIVMELCEGGELFDRIVARGHYTERAAAGILRTVVEVVQMCHRHGVIHRDLKPENFLFGNKKETAPLKAIDFGLSVFFKPGEHFNEIVGSPYYMAPEVLKRNYGPEVDVWSAGVILYILLCGVPPFWAETEQGVAQAIIRSVIDFKRDPWPKVSDNAKDLVKKMLDPDPTRRLTAERVLEHPWLQNIKKAPNVSLGETVKARLKQFSVMNKLKKKALTVIAEFLSAEEVAGMRDAFEMMDTGKKGQVNLGELKDGLQKLGHQTSDVDLQILMEAADVDGDGSLNYAEFVAVSVHLRKMANDEHLHKAFSFFDKNQSGYIEIEELRCALSDEDDNTSEEVINAIMHDVDTDKDGCISYDEFAAMMKAGTDWRKASRQYSRERFNSLSLKLMREGSLQLENKA